From the Gymnogyps californianus isolate 813 chromosome 2, ASM1813914v2, whole genome shotgun sequence genome, one window contains:
- the LRATD2 gene encoding protein LRATD2 has protein sequence MGNQVEKLTHLNYKEVPTADPTGMDRDEGPRIGVSYIFSNDDDELEQQQDSVHDLGGEHPVLQPYDPQLHEVECSVYYRDECIYQKSFSEEDMLPEEGDEGGGGHLSTYTPENLLNRCKPGDLVEFVCQAQYPHWVVYVGDFQVVHLHRLEVVNSFLTDASQGRRGRIANQLYRYKPLSPAVVVRNALEQVGCKDRDLSWRNSECFAAWCRYGKREFKIGGELRIGKQPYRLQIRLGDKRSHTLEFQSLEDLIMEKRRNDQIGRAAVIQELSSHLQAAEEEEEEEEDHRHPGARTAVE, from the coding sequence ATGGGGAACCAGGTGGAGAAGCTGACCCATCTGAACTACAAGGAAGTTCCCACGGCTGACCCGACAGGTATGGACAGAGATGAAGGTCCCAGGATCGGGGTCTCCTACATCTTTTCGAATGATGATGATGAgttggagcagcagcaggattcGGTGCATGACCTGGGGGGTGAGCACCCTGTCCTGCAGCCCTACGATCCCCAGCTGCATGAGGTGGAGTGCTCGGTCTATTACCGGGACGAGTGTATATACCAGAAGAGCTTTTCTGAGGAGGACATGCTGCCGGAGGAGGGTGATGAAGGCGGTGGGGGGCATCTGAGCACTTACACCCCAGAGAACCTGCTGAATAGGTGCAAACCGGGTGACCTGGTGGAGTTTGTGTGCCAGGCCCAGTATCCGCACTGGGTGGTCTACGTCGGGGATTTTCAAGTTGTGCACCTGCATAGGCTGGAGGTGGTGAACAGCTTCCTCACCGATGCCAGCCAGGGCAGACGGGGCCGCATTGCCAACCAGCTGTACCGCTACAAACCCCTCAGCCCGGCTGTGGTGGTGCGCAACGCCCTGGAGCAGGTGGGTTGCAAGGACCGGGACTTGAGCTGGAGAAACTCTGAGTGTTTCGCTGCCTGGTGCCGGTACGGCAAGCGGGAGTTTAAAATCGGCGGGGAGTTGCGCATAGGCAAGCAGCCCTACCGATTGCAGATCCGGCTGGGTGACAAGCGCAGCCACACGCTGGAGTTTCAGAGCCTGGAGGATCTGATtatggagaagaggagaaatgacCAGATTGGTAGGGCTGCTGTGATCCAGGAACTCTCCAGccacctgcaggctgcagaggaggaggaagaggaggaggaagaccaTCGTCATCCAGGTGCTCGGACTGCTGTGGAATAG